The Panthera tigris isolate Pti1 chromosome A1, P.tigris_Pti1_mat1.1, whole genome shotgun sequence region cattttaacaatattaattcttccaatccatgaatactgaatatctttccatttatttgtgtcttcttcagtttccttcctcaatgtcttacagttttcagggtataggtattttacctccttggttaaatttattgctatatatttgattctttttgatacagttataaatgggattgtttcataatttctttctGATAGTACATTATTAATGTACAGAAACACAAGAGATTTCtgaatattgattttatatcctgaaattttactttactgaattcatttattagttctaagagtttttttggtagactctttagggttttgtatgtataatatcatgtcatctgaaaatagtgagttttacttccTCCATTCCGATTTAGattccttgtgtttctttttcttgcctaattattctggctaggacttccaataccatgttaaataaaagtggtgagaggggGCACGcttgtgttgttcctgatcttagaggaaaccCTTTCAGcttttccccactgagtatgatgttagctgccAGACATTTGATAAGTAACAGAATTTAAGCATAAAATGAATGTTTGAACAAACGTGAATTTGTTtatatgagagaagaaaaaactagaagaaaagcaaataactGCAAGAATGAGAACTGCTAAGAACGCCCAGTACATGTCTACACTTGAGCATGCTGAGTGGCCTCCATTTCAGAATGTGTCTTTGCCTCCCAAACTACATTTAACATACTGAACATaatgacaaacaaacaaaacaactgctTTCCAAGTGGTCAACTTCCAAAAGAACTATAAATTTTCAACAAATCTCGGTCCACAAAGATAACCCACCACCTTACCTCTTTCATCCTGAAGAATGCCATTCCCGTCAGCAGCGAGTCTGAGCCTGCCTGATGCTGCCTTCCAATTCTCTGCAAGTCCAATTGATCGGCAACTTCCTGAAGACCTCCCTGcagatgtaaagaaaataaagataatatttcaGACCCGCCACTCATCTACTGGAGTCAACTAAGTCCATTcttgtgtttaattattttgggaATGACAAGTGGGAGCAGGCCATTTGCTAAGGCCTTATTACCCCAGCAATATCCCCTGTTCAGCCCTCCACACAATGTACTGTGTTATATTTCACTTTCAACTCCTTTCTTTTATACACTATTAATAGTGTTAGACCTCTGCCCCATTTTAAAGTCCTAACTGCTATAAAAACTGAGCAAATAGTCAAATACCAATCCAATTCTAGACAGCAAATCTCTTATGTCAACAACTTATTAGGGTGTTGAGTTCTTGAACTATCTCAAGTTACGAATCCATCTGAGAGTCTGGTGCGCTCCAGACCCCATCCTTAACAAACTGCACATACACCTCACGGTGCCAACTGTTTCACTAGGTTCGTGGGCCCTAAGTGAAGAACTCCTCCCTCAAGATGAGCGAAGCAGAGGGCTCCCTTCATACCCAGTTTAAAGACATCCACCACACAAATCCCTGTGCCAATCAGCTCTATATGTACTTCTCTAGCACCATGTTGGCACCTAGCTGGCGCTCAAGAATGCAGAACAATgacaaataatttctaaaaacagcAATGAAGCCAAATGACAAGTctgcttttttgtctttgttgttgttactaatattaagaaaatactgtaggggcacctgggtggttcagtcggttaagtgttcgacttgggctcaggtagtgatctcacagttcgtgagatcgagccccacatcgggctccgtgctgacagctcagagcctaaagcctgcttcagattttgtgtctccctctctctctgcctctcccccactcatgctctcagtctctctctcatgctctgtctctgtctctctctcgaaaataaagaaacattaagaaaaaaattaaaaaatatatatattgtgtaccTTAAGATTTTTGCAACTCTTCATCAAGTATTTCACATCATAAATAGATGGGAAAAAAAGGTTCAGAATATGAAAGAATTCATGTTCCTCTTCTGGCAAACGAGAATCCGTAAGTAACTTTACCATGTAGCCAAAATCATAGCCACTACAAGAGAAAATGAGGCAAGGAGTGAAAAAACAGCAGTTACCAGGCCCCAGCATTCAACTGCTTTATTTCTCAAAACTTAATGATACTCCCCGTGAGTAACTTTCAGTGTTCCAAACTAGTTTATCCTACTGTAATCTCAACTTTCTATTAAATACTAACAAACCACACTAATATGAGAGACATATAAGAGAACCCAAGGGTTTAAAAATGTGGGTTTTATCCACCAAAAATTCTAAAGTACTGAAAGTGTAAATTAACATCTCTTAAGAGGAATCTGTCTTTGGAGTACCTAGGAAATTCCAGGCCAttcatttaagagaaaaagatgatCAAGTGCTTTGATCTCCCCTCCTCCATCTTTCCACTTGGAATGTACCCACTGATAGCCATATGACAGAACCCAATACTGTATGAAACAAACCAGTATGTGCTCCAAAGTactttttgaaaaactgaaacaTGGGCCAGTTACCATTTCAATTTCATAACTGCTTCATAAGTTACCGGAAGAAGATAGCAATCAGTACTGCAAAAATAACATCAGAATGCAATCCCCTGCtgccaaagaaagagaaatatagatGCTCTGAAACTGACCTATGAAATGAAAGCCATTTGACGTTGTCACAGAGAACCACCCCTGATGTCATAAGCAGCTCTGCAAAGTGCAATGTGTCAATCCCCTCCTCTTCATGCTTCTGAAATTGTAGTCCTGAGTTAGCAAGGAGATCTATGGAATCCTGGGAGTACATGTCCTCTCTAAAAAAGAAGGTATTCACTTCTTAGTGGTGGATAATCTAACAGAAGTAGTGGGCAGCAATGTTAACATCACCTTAAAATTAACATCTTATAATTACAGAACAGGTATCCTTGAAAGGCTTTCATAATTTAAGAACAGATCAATTCATTCTTTCCAATATTCCAACAAGCATGCAAAGTAGATAATCTTATCTCTGCGGCAGATGGAAAAGTGAGATTTGCCCccacaaaataaatttcttaaatacaAAAGGTCCACATTTCTcactgtttaaagaaaaacagaatcaaccaatacaaaaacatttaaaatagaatactcttaaaaatgttcttataATACCACCTCACAGAAATAACTGTTAACAATTCATTTTATATAGCCTTCAGACTATTTTCTCCATGTACACAACAACCTCCATCTCTACACCTACATAGCACAAACCATCTTTCCAGACCAATACTGATAAATACACATCCTTTGCAACTCTGGCATAATACTCCACTGCAAAGATACATTCATCAATTTAAACACAGGAATATTTATAATACCACCTATCacaaaaatagggggaaaaagacaTCATTTTCTGATCGATCCTTCCATTACGTTAACTTCTTTTCCACtagatttcactattttttttcctttcatttgtttttcacataaacttaaaagacaactagggaattttttattttcctttgtgtattAATTACCATTAAGGTATAAATAACAGGCTTTGAcaatggactaaaaaaaaaaaaaaaaaaaagaataacggaaaaaggaaaggaagttaaAGGAAAAATCCAGATCGTCTCCCCAAATTATTCCTGGACCTCAAAGAAATCTCCAAAGCACATGAACAATCAAAAAATTATTCCTGAGCTACCAAATGCTCCTGGTGCCCAGTTAAAGAATGCAGTATTCAAGAACTGTGGTCCAGTAAGAAATACACTAAAACCACCTCATACATTCAGCAAAATGATAGTCTCCCCTaatttttccccataaaaaattatatcatcctcaaaaacttaaaaatagaactaccaaacgatccagcaatcccacttctgggtatgtatccaaaagaaCTCAAAGCAGGGTCATGAAGATTATCTgcacatccatgttcatagcagcaataCTCAAAAAGTCAAGAGGTGGAAACAATcgaatgtccatcagtggatgaccAGGTAAACAAATGTGGTctaaacatacaatggaatgttattcagtcttaaaaacaaaggaaattctgacatgccacaacatggatgaaccttaaggatattatgttaagtgaaataagccagtcacaaaaagacaaatactgtgtgattccatttatatgaggtatctaaaatagtcaaatagacagaaacagaaagtagtaCGGTAGTTACCaagagctggagaaaaaaaagaaaaaggagagttgTTTAGTGGGTAGAGTGTCAGATTTGCGAGAGAGTTCTGGAGTTCTGTTTCACAACAATGCAAActtacttaacactactgaactgcaaacttaaaaatggttacgatggcaaattttatgttatgtatttttttacccACGTTTCTAAAACATCAAAATTTGCCCACTATCAGGCTTCAGTTTCACCTACTCTTGATTAGCATCTACTCTATAGCTTATTTCTTCTGTTATGAAACATAGtaatcttattttacagataaggaaactgaattacagaagataaaatgaacTCGAAACCACCCAGctaaaaaatggcagaaatgcAATTCAAACACTGATCCCCTAACTGGGGAACTGACTTTACTTTTTCACTTTAAACAGCTATAATTCACGTAACTaaacaattcactcatttaaatatacaattcaacagttttcaatattttcagaGTTGTGCAGCCACCACCACAGGCcatttcatcacctcaaaaagaaaacccataccTAGTATGCAGTCATTCCCCACTACCCCATAACATAACCCCCCTATACTCTAGACAACCACTAACCTATTCTGactctacagatttgcctattttgaacatttcatataaacaaaatcatacaatacatggtcttttgtgtctggcttttttcccttagcataatgttttcaaagcacATCAATATACAACATGTATTAgtacttctttcttttactgTCCAATAATCCGCTGcctggatataccacatttattgtatccattcatcagttcacaGACATCTGGATAGTTTCCACTTTAGGGCCTttacaaataatgctgtaatgaacattcaccacatacaagtttttgtatggatgtgtttccatttctctgaggTATATGCCTAGAAAAGAAGTTACTGGgacatatggtaactctgtttaaccttttgagaaactgcctattttccaaagaggctgcaccattttactttcccaaTAGCAATGTATGAGGATTCTAATTCCTCTACACCCTTGCCAACGTTTGTTCTTGTGTCTTTCTCATTATAGCCACCCAGTGGGTGGCTCACTGTGGTCttgatttacatttatttccctCATGACTAGTGGTGGtgaccatcttttcatgggttTATTAGCCAtatctatatcttctttggagaaatttctagtCAGATCtgatgcccatttttaattgagttgtctttttattgttgaccTGTAAGTGTTCTTTAAGAGGGACTTTACTTTCTGAGATTCCTTATTCCATTCTCTGTTTGGCTGCTGTGTCCAATCCTTACCTGGtttcaacagaaagaaaactttaaattaataaaatcagttAGAGATCACAGTCTGCACAAATGTAGCAGATCTAAGAATAACACTGAGAAGTGTCTCACTTACGTAAGATTAAATTTGAAGTTGAACTGCCAAGTGTTGATTCCAGAAGGATATTCTCCCTTCTCATTTGTGAATGTAAGGCCCAGCTGGATAATTTTTAGGAGGTCAACATTGCACCGTAAAAGCTGATACTGGTAATCTATGGAACTACGAAATTCACCAATTGGTCGCACCACAACACCTGGAAATTCTGTGtcctagaaaaggaaaaggtctGTCATCATTAGGTTTCACAAAACAGTGGATGCTGAATTTatcattcataaaaattttttctcaatttataaAAGTTATATGACAAGCCCAAGCTTGGGCACAAAAACCTATCTTAAAATAACTGATTTGGGGGGGCGCCCGGGTAGcttagtcgattgagcatctgacttcagctcaggtcgtgatcccgcagttttgtgggttcaaaccctgcattgggctctgtgctgacagctcagagcctggagcctgctttgaatcgtatgccttcctctctctctgcccctccctcactcctgctctgtctctatctcaaaaataaataaacattaaaaaaatgatttaaagaaatatatgattttggggcacctgggtggcttagtcaactcagcatccaactttggctcaggtcatgatctcacagttcatgagttcgagcctcacgtcgggctctctgctgtcagcactgactccacttaggatcctctgtgcccctctctgcgcttcccccactcactctctttctctcaaaaataaataaatatttttaaaaactaaatattgaTTTCATTGATATCTACAGAAGGAGCACTAGAATCATGAAGCTTTGTGCAGCAACTTAGAGGAGATCCTAGGCAGGATGTAAGAGCGGCTGACTATAGATCAATTAAGGACATGCTAGGTTCGTatacagtgaattaaaaaaagtCTAGATTAAGAACAAAGTCTAGATtatgaacaaaaatacaaatatgggGAAGTgaaacagttatttaaaaaaaacaactgctaTACTTACCTTGAGTAAAAAGCCTGGAACAAGAccacagagaattttaaatacaAGGCTAAAGACGTAATGCTTATGAGTAATGGGGACTGGAGCACAGAAGGTACATCCTCCTCTAGAAGAGGCCGTTGGTATCACCGTGACACACATCTGCCTCTCCAGCCACTCACCGCCAGGCAAGAATGCGAATCCCATGCCAGATCTTCCCAGTGTTTTCCAGAGATACCAGAAATCTGGGCTTTAAGAGAGGTCTCTCTGTATTTAAATGCtgataactaatttttaaaaaaacactgtcaAATTCACCGCATCTGTGGTATAGATGTGTCCTACTGGCTAACATAACTTTTGCCTTAAACATTTGTCAATACAGAGTAACATTACAAAAAGTCTAAGATACTAGAGGTTACATCCTTCTCAGACCCACTGGCTACCTTGGGGTTTCATAAAAGCTTCACAACCTTCCACCAAGTTTAATTTACCATGGCTTTGGTGGAAGTCTTTCCTTCAAAATCTCACACTGAGTATTCCCTAAGTCCGCAGCAGAAGGTGAGTTAAAAAGAGTGGAGCTCTTTACCATGGCAATATAACTATAGCTGAGCACAATTTCTCGGATCTTCCTCATCTCTTCTTCTAGATTGCTGGCCCAGACTTCACAGATAACCTGGCTGTTCTCCACAAGTGCTGCAGGCATCTTGAAGAAACTTGAGCAGTCACTTTCAGCTGACTTTATTAGAGGGCAAGCCAATGGTTGATCTGATCTAGattcaaaaacatattttgaaatcacaTAAATGTACACACTGGCAAGATGCCAACAAAACGAAGGTATCAAAAAATCACTTCATCAGTTTAATAAGCTAAAACATTAAGAcagttatatttgtatttattcccCATTTATTATGATGGGGAAACCTATCTTGGTCAagacacgcacgcacacacacacacgtctttaACCTGAAGAAACTAAAATTACTTAAGAAATCTGAAGAAACTGGGGTGcctagctggttcagtcagtagagcatgtgactcttgatctcagggttgtacaGTTGAGATGCATGTTGGGTctagcaattacttaaaaataaaataaaagaaagagagagagggagggagggagggagggagggagggagagagacagacagacagaaacaaaCCTGAAGAAACTTTTGCCCAAGCTGCCCTTTAGCACAGAAGTGAAACCACCACCCTAAACCAGTTTTTGAGCCCTTTCCAGACTACCTAAACACTAAAATAGCCTCCAATGACCACAAATACTCCCTTATCTGTAACTTTCACAACACTTGCACAGAGACCAAatcatggaaacatttttaaaagaatctcttTAGCTAGTTTACATGTACCTGGATCTCTGAAAGCCTGAAAGAATGTACATCTAAGTCTTAGTgactcctccctccaccccctaaaaaaggagaaattcctTTTCTCCACCATCAAAAAGTCACATATAACTAGAGCCAATTAACTAACGTAACACAGTGCCTCTTTACATTTGTGCAAATAGATCATGAAGTGAGGGATTTTAGATTGTAAAAACCAACACCACTAAATGAATCTTTAACCACCACAATGAAAATCAGAATTGGAGTTATTAAAGTCTACTTTTAAACacataataatataaagaaaCTAAGCAATTCAACAATAGGAGTAGAGAAGATGGcaagtatataatttttttaaatgtttatttacttttcagataaGAGACaagagcacaggtggggaagggggcagagagagagggagacacagaatctgaagcaggcttccaggctctgagctgttagcacagagcccgatgggggactcaaactcacaaaatgtgagatcatgacctgagctaaagtctgacacttaaccaaatgagccacccaggtgcctc contains the following coding sequences:
- the CNOT8 gene encoding CCR4-NOT transcription complex subunit 8 isoform X1, with product MPAALVENSQVICEVWASNLEEEMRKIREIVLSYSYIAMDTEFPGVVVRPIGEFRSSIDYQYQLLRCNVDLLKIIQLGLTFTNEKGEYPSGINTWQFNFKFNLTEDMYSQDSIDLLANSGLQFQKHEEEGIDTLHFAELLMTSGVVLCDNVKWLSFHSGYDFGYMVKLLTDSRLPEEEHEFFHILNLFFPSIYDVKYLMKSCKNLKGGLQEVADQLDLQRIGRQHQAGSDSLLTGMAFFRMKEGHSPTLPQHNQENQEINIDALLLSTPQTVFKFCQLYQECLLWQKESIQDYMMNLLVTSL
- the CNOT8 gene encoding CCR4-NOT transcription complex subunit 8 isoform X2, with translation MPAALVENSQVICEVWASNLEEEMRKIREIVLSYSYIAMDTEFPGVVVRPIGEFRSSIDYQYQLLRCNVDLLKIIQLGLTFTNEKGEYPSGINTWQFNFKFNLTEDMYSQDSIDLLANSGLQFQKHEEEGIDTLHFAELLMTSGVVLCDNVKWLSFHSGYDFGYMVKLLTDSRLPEEEHEFFHILNLFFPSIYDVKYLMKSCKNLKGGLQEVADQLDLQRIGRQHQAGSDSLLTGMAFFRMKELFFEDSIDDAKYCGRLYGLGTGVAQKQNEDVDSAQEKMSILAIINNMQQ